DNA from Flavobacterium aestivum:
TGATGGATAGTTTGCAAAAAGCAAAAGCTATGAGAATTAATGTCTATGCCATGATTACTGCAAATCAAAAAAATATCGATTTATACCTTAAAAAAGGAATTTACAAAACTGATAATTTGAATGTTTGTTCTTTTAAAATGTATGGAGATGGGGCTTTGGGTTCTCGTGGTGCCTGTTTGCATAAGCCGTATTCAGATAGCCCAAAGAAATATGGAACTCTGGTTTCTTCTGTGGCCGAATTAAAAAATGTGGCTAGACAAATTGCCAACTCTCCTTTTCAATTGAATTCACATGCTATCGGAGATTCCGCCAATACCGTTATTTTAAAAATATACAAAGAAGCTTTGACCGGTAAAAAAGATAGAAGATGGAAAATCGAACATGCACAAGTAATACAAGAAGCCGATTTTGATTATTTTAAAACAGGGATTATTCCTTCGGTCCAACCTACTCACGCCACATCCGATATGTATTGGGCAGAAGAAAGATTAGGTAAAGAAAGATTGAAAAATGCGTATGCCTATAAAAAATTACTCCAAAATGCCGGAATCATTGCTTTGGGTACTGACTTTCCTGTAGAAGAAGTAAACCCAATGCTTACTTTTCATGCTGCTGTAGCTAGAAAAGATAGTAAAGACTATCCAAAGACAGGTTTTCAAATGGAAAATGCCTTGAGTAGAGAGGAAACGGTAAGAGGAATGACTATTTGGGCGGCCTATTCTAATTTTGAAGAAAAAGAAAGAGGAAGCCTTGAAGTAGGTAAATGGGCTGATTTTGTACTGTTTGATCAGGATTTAATGAAAGTAGATGAAAATCAAATGGTAAAATTGAAGCCAAGTCGAGTATTTTTGAAAGGAGTCAAAGTGAAATAAGCTTATTAGCGAAAAGTGAAAATTTACAATTTATAATGCAAAGGCTAGATTTGCTTCTTTTTAAATTACATATTTAATATAAAATTTAATTTTAAGTTGTTTTTTGAAATCTAAACTCCTATTTATGTTTTCTGTTTGTAACCTTTAGTGCATCTTTGCCCTATCAAAATAAACTAACAGTTAAAATATAAAATTATGTGTGGAATAGTATGCGCCTTTGATCTAAAACAAAAATCAGAAGTTTTAAGACCTCAAGTGTTGGAAATGTCTAAAATCATTCGTCACCGCGGACCGGACTGGAGCGGGGTATTCAGTAATGATAAAGCGATTTTATCTCATGAGCGTTTAGCGATTGTAGATCCAGCATCAGGGAAACAACCTTTATTTAGTGAAGACGGAAATTTAGTTTTGGCTGCCAATGGTGAAATATACAACCACAGAGAATTGCGTAAACAATTTGAAGGAAGGTATCATTTTAAAACAGAAAGTGACTGTGAAGTTATTTTAGCTTTGTATAAAGAAAAAGGCCCTCGTTTTTTAGATGAAATGAACGGTATTTTTGGTTTTGCAATTTATGATATAGAAAAAGATGAGTATTTTGTAGCTCGTGACCATATGGGGATTATTCCACTATACATTGGTTGGGATCAGCATGGAACTTTTTATGTGGCTTCAGAGTTGAAAGCATTAGAAGGATATTGTGCAAAAATTCAATTATTTCCTCCGGGGCACTATATGTCAAGTAAAGATGGAGAATTTGTACAGTGGCATAAAAGAGAATGGGTAGATTATGAAGCTGTAAAAGACAACGAAACAAGTATACCAGCAATCAGAGAGGCACTTGAAGCAGCAGTTCATAGACAATTAATGAGTGATGTTCCTTATGGTGTATTACTTTCTGGAGGTTTAGATTCCTCAATAACTTCAGCTATAGCCAAAAAGTATGCACAAAAACGTATAGAATCAGATGATGTTGCCGATGCTTGGTATCCGCAATTACACTCTTTTTCTGTAGGATTAGAAGGATCACCGGATTTAGCAGCTGCACAAATTGTAGCGGATCATATTGGGACAATTCATCACGAAATAAAATTCACCATTCAGGAAGGATTGGATGCAGTGCGCGATGTGATTTATAGTTTAGAAACTTATGATGTTACTACAGTTAGGGCATCTACACCAATGTGGTTAATGGCAAGAGTGATTAAATCGATGGGTATAAAAATGGTATTGTCTGGTGAAGGGGCAGATGAATTATTTGGAGGATATTTATACTTTCATAAAGCGCCAAACGCACAAGAGTTTCACGAAGAAACCGTTCGTAAATTAAGTAAACTACATATGTATGACTGTTTACGTGCCAATAAAAGTTTAGCAGCTTGGGGAATTGAAGGGCGTGTTCCATTCTTGGATAAAGAATTTATGGATGTTGCTATGAGAATCAACCCAAAAGATAAAATGATCAATAAAGAACATCCAATGGAGAAATGGGTGGTTCGTAAAGCTTTTGAAGACATGTTGCCAGAAAGTGTAGCTTGGAGACAGAAAGAACAATTTAGTGATGGAGTAGGTTAC
Protein-coding regions in this window:
- the asnB gene encoding asparagine synthase B, whose protein sequence is MCGIVCAFDLKQKSEVLRPQVLEMSKIIRHRGPDWSGVFSNDKAILSHERLAIVDPASGKQPLFSEDGNLVLAANGEIYNHRELRKQFEGRYHFKTESDCEVILALYKEKGPRFLDEMNGIFGFAIYDIEKDEYFVARDHMGIIPLYIGWDQHGTFYVASELKALEGYCAKIQLFPPGHYMSSKDGEFVQWHKREWVDYEAVKDNETSIPAIREALEAAVHRQLMSDVPYGVLLSGGLDSSITSAIAKKYAQKRIESDDVADAWYPQLHSFSVGLEGSPDLAAAQIVADHIGTIHHEIKFTIQEGLDAVRDVIYSLETYDVTTVRASTPMWLMARVIKSMGIKMVLSGEGADELFGGYLYFHKAPNAQEFHEETVRKLSKLHMYDCLRANKSLAAWGIEGRVPFLDKEFMDVAMRINPKDKMINKEHPMEKWVVRKAFEDMLPESVAWRQKEQFSDGVGYSWIDTLKEVVAREVSDEQLANAKFRFPLQTPTSKEEYYYRSIFSEHFPSDTAALCVPQEASVACSTKIALEWDAAFKNMNDPSGRAVASVHDDAYVKA
- a CDS encoding amidohydrolase; translated protein: MRIISFLLSLFFLISFNQKNKITVDTIITNANIYTVNKDFGKASAMAIQSGKIVAIGSNDEIANTYDSKNTIDANGKFIYPGLYDAHCHFYGFGLSLQEVDLRGTKSISEIIDRIKKFQKEKNPDFIVGNGWDQNDWQVAKFPTKEDLDVVFPNIPVVLNRIDGHAILVNSMTLKLAGITKSTKVAGGEIVLENGEPTGVLIDNPMELVLKIIPSPNRKKQIAALLDAEKVMFQYGLTTVNDAGLDPDVINLMDSLQKAKAMRINVYAMITANQKNIDLYLKKGIYKTDNLNVCSFKMYGDGALGSRGACLHKPYSDSPKKYGTLVSSVAELKNVARQIANSPFQLNSHAIGDSANTVILKIYKEALTGKKDRRWKIEHAQVIQEADFDYFKTGIIPSVQPTHATSDMYWAEERLGKERLKNAYAYKKLLQNAGIIALGTDFPVEEVNPMLTFHAAVARKDSKDYPKTGFQMENALSREETVRGMTIWAAYSNFEEKERGSLEVGKWADFVLFDQDLMKVDENQMVKLKPSRVFLKGVKVK